In Myotis daubentonii chromosome 11, mMyoDau2.1, whole genome shotgun sequence, the genomic window TATCCTGGCCACTGGCCACCCATTCTAGTCCACGACTAATCAGGGCAGCTGCCCGAAGCTGTTGTAGTGCCACATCTGACATACACCCCTGTTCACAGTTGGAAGCAGGCCCTGGGGATCCCCAAAGTCAAGAAATGAGTTACCAGCCACAAAGTTACTAACGAAAACCCAAGTCCCCCTCTATCTCTTCTTGTGTCCGGAGTCTCTTTCTCTTAAATCTCCTGTTGGGCTGGGACACGTGTAAAGGGAACTGATATCCACTACCACCACTTCCAggagggaagagcaaagctgagtcTAGATCACCTTGTTCTTTATCCTTAGGTATGTACCGGAAGAGCAGCTCAAGGCACCTGAAGTGGGACACAGAACAGGGGTAAAGAGGAGTCAAGCTCAGAAGCTCTGGGGTGAAGAGGTAAGAATGGAGCTCACCAGTTCAGGTCCCAATCAGAAAATTATCCCTCCACACTTCCCCTAGGGCTCACCGGCTAAATTCACTAATTGCTTGTTTTGGGTCCCCTAGTTGCACCCAGGCTTGTCCCTGAAGCAGGTAGGTGGCAGAGACCCAGGGTGGGCAGTGTGGTGACTCCTTGGTTCCTTTTCTGGCATCTTTCCACAGCCAGGGCATTTTTGGAAGCAGAGATGATGTACGGCTCAGCAGCTCCTCACATATGGTTAAAGCATCCTGAGCTTGGCCTGCCTGGATcagtgctgctgctgcctccaAGAATATCTCAGGCATACACGGCCCTTGGGGGCCGGGGGGTAGAGAAAACTGGGGTGGGAGAAAGATCCAGTGAGCCACCACCCCCAACCTCTGGTACCACATGGAAGCCACCCATTGCTTGCTGCCCTGGATCCCCTGTTCTGGGAAGCCTTCCTGGTCTGCCCCCTCTACCCCCTAGACTGGACAGACAGAACAGCagaggaaaaaacacaaaacagaaatcCTGCTCTATTCCAAAGAAGACTCCAACTCTTTCCCCACCCCAACTATAGAGAACCTTGAAGACATACTCACCTTTGGCTCCCAGCCATCCAACAACAGGGCCAGGAGGTCCAAATAATGCTCTACTGCATCCTCTGTCCTGAGGAGTCATAACCCACGAGCCTTACATTAGATCCTTGCAGAGACCTCCAAAGACTCCTAGCTAAGGGAGGGATGCTCAGGGTCCTGGGGAATGGGTGGTCTTGTGGCTCCAACCTTGACTCAGTATGGATATACCCTACTTACAGAATGGATTTGGGAGGACacttcagagttttaaaaatacaggttagtacacagacaatagaggggtgggggcatatgctgggggaagggagaggacagagagaggtcaatggggagaaaaggagacatatgtaaaactttcaacaataaagaattttaaaaaaaagataaacctgtacaaatttttttaaaaattaataatatacagGTTAGTGTCTGGGAGAAGAGTTCAGGTCCAGTGGCAAGGCAGGATGTTGAGGAGTGGGGACCTAGATCCTGCCACTAATTCATTCATCCCTCTGACTCACAAGAACAGAAACAGAGGTATCAGAAGTGGGAAGAGGAGCTCGTGTGAGCAAGGCAGGACCTCACCTTCCCGTCTGTAGACATCGGCTTGCTAGCAGGTGTTTGACCTGGCTCAGTGTGCCACAGTGAAGGGGTGAGGCTGGGTCAGGTTGTGGGAGTAGCAGCTCTACCTCAATAAGAAAATGGGGGACTTCAGAGCTAGGAGTGACACTCAAGGCCTGAAAGAGACAAAGTAAGAAAGTATATCTATAATCTTTCGGAGCCATGCTTCCTTCCACTTATACCTTGACTTATTGCCTCACAGGAGCACCCCAGCAAGCCCCATATCTTCAACTGGAATAGTTCCTTACCTCAACCAGAAGCTCCAGACTCTCCAGCTCTGCTGCTGTGTTCCCCAGTTGCTGATACAGCCTAGAGGCCTCCAGAAGCGGGGGACCACAGATTAATCCCCCCTTCAGGGCTGCAATCAAGTAGAGCAGAGCTCTCTGTGGATTGCCCTAGAGGAGAAGACGCAAGCCTCAGCCACCCTCACAAAGAAAAAAGCTGTCCATATCACCCATGGTTTCCCCAACCCACCCTAGCACTTTCTTTACCATCTTTCGGAGACAGGTCCCCAACGCTGTGTACACCTGGACCAACACAGGCCGTGGGCATAGACCTGAGGCTGCTTCATgcaggctgctcagtgccctgGGCAGGTTTCCTACGATCAGCTCCTGGAGGCCTGAGAGCAATCAGGGTGTGAGCTTAGAGAGGCCCATAAGACGTGAATTAAACAGACTTATAAATAGAACATGACAGGAAAGTCATGAGGCTAGAAACCCCTTAAGATGGGGAATGGGGAGGAAGGAATGAGTGAGACTGCTGACCTTGGCGATAGGCAAATGCTGTCAGAAGGACATCCCTCAAGCCTTGGGCATCCTGCAGGGTCAATGGGTCATCTGATTCCTTAGCTGGGGGGCTCCAAGTTTTTAGATGGAGCAGCAGATCCTCAGAGGACCCATTCTGGGAGAGAAGAACCGAAGAGGATCCAAGTCTGtaactatttctttttctatttcagtCTACCCTGGCTGGCCCTTGAATTCAAGGGTCCTTCTGATTCCTGTTCCCCCAATTCTAAGAGATAGCTGTGGGGAAAGgatgaagggaggaagaaaaaccaATGATCATCTATTCTGGAGTACCTCCTCACTCAGGATAAGCCCATGAGGACACGGGGCAAGGACCATGTTTGAATTATTGATGAAAAGATAGActggggccaaaaccggtttggctcagtggatagagcgttggcctgcggactgaagggtcccaggttcgattccggtcaagggcatgtacctgggttgcgggcacatccccagtgggggatgtgcaggaggcggctgatcgatgtttctctctcatcgatgtttctgactctctatctctctcccttcctctctgtaaaaaatcaataaaatatattaaaaaaaaaaaaaaagatagactgGGAAGTGACTTCTGCAAGGACATGAGAACCCTACCACCACCCAAGATTAttaagtgtatttttttattgattttttagaaagagagggagagggagagggagagggagagagagagagagagagagagagagaaaca contains:
- the FANCG gene encoding Fanconi anemia group G protein isoform X1, which encodes MSHQTPLGSSVPQASCLDLWREKNDQLVRQAKVAQDLGLSPRRQQLAQDALEGLRGLLHSLQGLPAAVLVLPLELTVICNFITLRASLAQGFTEDQAQDIQRGLERVLETQKQVGPRLECGLRGLWNSVLHASSLLPELLPALHHLAGLQAALWLSTDHLGDLTLLLQTLNGSQNGSSEDLLLHLKTWSPPAKESDDPLTLQDAQGLRDVLLTAFAYRQGLQELIVGNLPRALSSLHEAASGLCPRPVLVQVYTALGTCLRKMGNPQRALLYLIAALKGGLICGPPLLEASRLYQQLGNTAAELESLELLVEALSVTPSSEVPHFLIEVELLLPQPDPASPLHCGTLSQVKHLLASRCLQTGRTEDAVEHYLDLLALLLDGWEPKFSLPPGPQGPCMPEIFLEAAAALIQAGQAQDALTICEELLSRTSSLLPKMPWLWKDARKGTKESPHCPPWVSATYLLQGQAWVQLGDPKQAISEFSRCLELLFRYIPKDKEQGPASNCEQGCMSDVALQQLRAAALISRGLEWVASGQDTKALQDFLLSVQVCPGNGDASFHLLQTLRRLDRRDEATALWRRLEAQTKLPQENATWSLPLYLETCLSWIRPPDRETLLEDFRTSLLEPCD
- the FANCG gene encoding Fanconi anemia group G protein isoform X2, with protein sequence MSHQTPLGSSVPQASCLDLWREKNDQLVRQAKVAQDLGLSPRRQQLAQDALEGLRGLLHSLQVLETQKQVGPRLECGLRGLWNSVLHASSLLPELLPALHHLAGLQAALWLSTDHLGDLTLLLQTLNGSQNGSSEDLLLHLKTWSPPAKESDDPLTLQDAQGLRDVLLTAFAYRQGLQELIVGNLPRALSSLHEAASGLCPRPVLVQVYTALGTCLRKMGNPQRALLYLIAALKGGLICGPPLLEASRLYQQLGNTAAELESLELLVEALSVTPSSEVPHFLIEVELLLPQPDPASPLHCGTLSQVKHLLASRCLQTGRTEDAVEHYLDLLALLLDGWEPKFSLPPGPQGPCMPEIFLEAAAALIQAGQAQDALTICEELLSRTSSLLPKMPWLWKDARKGTKESPHCPPWVSATYLLQGQAWVQLGDPKQAISEFSRCLELLFRYIPKDKEQGPASNCEQGCMSDVALQQLRAAALISRGLEWVASGQDTKALQDFLLSVQVCPGNGDASFHLLQTLRRLDRRDEATALWRRLEAQTKLPQENATWSLPLYLETCLSWIRPPDRETLLEDFRTSLLEPCD